The DNA region TTAGGCCAACTAAGGATGAACCAGGAATCTTTACCAAAAATTCATAAGATGGTTGCTTCCTTCCTGAAGCTTTGGCCTTCACTGGCAATTGACCAAGCCTAGATTCCGCAACAACGTATACTGCTCCATTTGACTTGTCTTTAACCTGTTTGTAACACAGCATACATCCTCAAACAGGAGAAGCAAGCAGCAAACAAGTAGAGAGGGGCATGAATAATGGAGATCTCTTGTGACAAAACAACTGGGGCAGTATCTCGACGAAGAGCATAATAGACAAAAGTCATGTCAAATATGACAACATGAAGAAAAAAAGGTACAGAAATAGAAAAGCACCAACCTTGGCATAGATAAGGTTGGCATATCTGCTAAGTAACTCAAACGGCAAGGTaacatatgataaaaaaaaagggacTTACTTTAGCGATTTGTACACAAACAGCCATTAAAAGATATTCTATCCTCACTATTAGTGCCGAGAACCACCACCTATGCACACGGCTATTTCAATTCTTGGCAAATGTAGGACTTACTTTAGCGATTACTTAGAGCACAGAATGTCATCAGATCGACATATTCATTCCAAAATAAACCACCGAACAAAAATTATCAAGAAAAGAACAAACACGTCCACGGAAAATAATTGACATCTCAGTACCCTTTTACTGCAAATTCGGTGCACAACGAATTTAATTCCAATGAATTACCGTCACCATACCTGTGCCGATGGTGTGCGGGCGTGTGGGGAAGAGTTTGATGTCGGCGGCGTTGGAGTGCTTGGGTTCGGCCGGGGTGCAGGAGTTGGAGCAGGCGTGCTTGCAGTCGgggccagggaggaggaggtggagtcgGGGAGGCGGAGGGTGAGGGTGTCTCGAAGAGCAGATCGGATGCTGTGGAACATCAATAGATGGAGCTCCACTTCATCTCCAGGGAAGCACGCAATCCTCTCCCCTGCCTCATCGCTAGTCGCGCTAAGGtttcggcggcggcgcaggtgtACAAGCGGCCGAGGGTGCGCCGGATGCGTCCGGTCGCTGGAGCCCGCCGCCGACGAGGCCGCGCAGTCGGACGAGGAGGCCGACGACGGTGCTTCGACAACCACGGCGACGGCCGTAGCTCCGTGCTGTCGCACAAATTCTACTACTCGTGAGTTTCTGCTCCCCATCCTCTTTTCTCACAGATCCAAATCCCCGTCGGCTGCAATGGTTAAACGATCGGTTTTGAACTTACAATTTTGTACAATATAGGTCACCGTATTTATTGAAAtggataactatttttttatttacgtatttagcatatgtattcgACGTATGGTGTACTAAAAACGAATTTTTGAAGTACGGTGCACCGAAaaagtcattttcggcacaccgtgtgccgaatacactgtattcgacacacggtgtgctgaaaaTGACCTGTATTCGCCACACGAATATAGCAAAAagtgtatttcggcacacggtgtgtcgaatacaaactgtattcggcacacaatATGCCGGAATACGCTTTTGCGTCACGTCGCATCACGTCGcgctttactttttctttttcttttcatttttcctttttacttTCCCTTTTGCTTTTCGCTTTTTCATGTCTCCCCGCATCAATTTGTCTGCTGCTGGCCGGCTCGTCGAGCTATAAATGGCAGCACAGCTGCTGCGTTTGGAGCTGCGAGCAGAGGAGAGCACGACGGCGAGCAGAGCAGCAAATTAGCGCGAGCGCGAGCAGTCGAGCACGAGGAGCTGCGGTGCAGCAGGACAGTCTTCCTTAGTAGTAAGTACTTATatttattaagttgataaaatatagtaggtataatatttacatattttatGATGTCGTAACAGAATCAGCTAGTTATTTGGatcatagattatgtatgtacttatatttagattagaaaatataattatagcatgtagatattaagttgctaaaatagagtaggtgtaATATTTGCATACTGTATGATCTCGTAATAGACGGTactatagtgtaatagtaatcgtaatatttatttagattagaaaatgtaattggagcaagtagagtatttattccgtttgaataaattggataaatgatattaagttggtaaaatagagtaggtacaatatttgcatattctATGATCTCTAGTGTAAcattaatcgtaatatttagattaaaaaatgtaattagagcaagtatagtatttattctgttcgaatatattggataaatgatattaagttggaaaaacagagtaggtacaatatttgcatattgtatgatcgcgcaacaaaagcaactatagtgtaatattaatcgtaatatttagattagaaaatgtaattagagcaagtatagtatttattccgtgCTAATACATTGGCTAAAATAGAGGAGGTATGTAACATACATCTAATTAGTTATTTGGCAATTtatgtttgtttagcagagacgctatgactatccatatttattatgaagaacgtcccgctgttttgcatgggagactcgtgtccattcagaactgccagtatgtagagagtacggttgagctaccaattgatctagaaggcttacaaacatatgttatgagccttttgcgtctAAACCAGCAGTCCTACAATGTTATCCTAGAGGGTGTCAGGCCAAGGTCTGTACCAAACAGCTCGCTCATtatccatacgttgttcgatttgagaaggaaTAACGCATGTGCCTTGTACTCACGtaaggcattagaggagaactttgaaatgggaatgtacgtaaacatagtatcacgaccggtgcatggtgaagaggtggctaccGTGGAAGAATCAGAccataatgtgatgcatgatgaggcgggagggaaTGTCAGGGAGGGCACTTCGGGTACGGATGGACCCgaagtggaccatggtgaggtagatgcacgatgtatggatgatgaagccggtggtagtggcaacgaagaaggtgctgacaacgatgacttggtgccggcgatccagtactttcatggtgctgggctgctaaattgtaccatcagtgagtataacaccctatctaattGGGGATACCAAAAGAGCGACATCCAGGTGGGGCAACGGTTTCGGAACAgggaagaggtcatccactttatcagtaactatgctgtaatcacaagaagggaccacaagtgtgcTTATCTAAccatacggagtatgaggtcaggtgtacgaagcacccgacttgtccttacttcgtacaagcccataagccaaagcacgagaactattttatgctgagtagacacacccccacatacatgcagcgaagaggctgttaggaatgtgagccacgcggttgatgcgaggttcatagcccaactactcatcacccttgttggcacaaacatatgtttgtcgccaaaatccattatggaggaggtgcagactaagacgggtatgctgatcaattaccacaccgcgtggcgagcgaagtagaaggcattgaagatgttgtttggaagtttcaAAGACTCGTACCACTACGCACTGaggctactgcagaagattgccatgaccaaCCCCGGGACCCAGTGGGCCatgcggatgagccgatcaggctggaTGATAGGTCATACAGCAACACTTATctatacctcattaggtttttctggtcctttggccaatgcatcgaagcttttaGGCATTGCAAGCCggtggtatgtgtggatgccacatttcttagcggaaagtaccatggtaacctaatgacaacgatggcggcggatgcaaacaatcagatcattcctctcgcgtatgcattggttgagagtgagaacaatgatagttggttgtggttcctcaccgtggtgaggacacgtgtcgtcgGCAATAGAGAATGAGTCTGCATCATATCAGACCACTCGTAAGATGATGGCACAGcaagaagcacaggaggactatctgcggacgc from Phragmites australis chromosome 8, lpPhrAust1.1, whole genome shotgun sequence includes:
- the LOC133925843 gene encoding uncharacterized protein LOC133925843, whose product is MGSRNSRVVEFVRQHGATAVAVVVEAPSSASSSDCAASSAAGSSDRTHPAHPRPLVHLRRRRNLSATSDEAGERIACFPGDEVELHLLMFHSIRSALRDTLTLRLPDSTSSSLAPTASTPAPTPAPRPNPSTPTPPTSNSSPHARTPSAQVKDKSNGAVYVVAESRLGQLPVKAKASGRKQPSYEFLIHSV